The proteins below come from a single Tachysurus fulvidraco isolate hzauxx_2018 chromosome 26, HZAU_PFXX_2.0, whole genome shotgun sequence genomic window:
- the ier5l gene encoding immediate early response gene 5-like protein codes for MINTGECAVDAQSLISISLRKIHNSRTQRGGIKLHKNLLVSYVLRNARQVYMNEKYAEIYRMQQYEEVMTVCNEIQELNPLDVAEDAEEEPSCCGVASPAPSLCAALSPVGPRSPHPQPGACSASLVLHAEEEEDEDASCKHSDAVFYRSCCVEACAVAPSCDFSPSGGVHCSKTTVLDLDTHVVTTVENGCLHQDCCAPLAPCCLSAHGPARKRKMDFGYYAPELDETPEFAPCKRQKLEECAYAGSAEPLEACNISNLISIFGSGFSGLVSRQADFEQALNGQFCSKQALASLGAWTRAIVAF; via the coding sequence ATGATCAACACGGGGGAGTGCGCGGTGGACGCGCAGAGCCTGATTTCCATCTCCTTACGGAAGATTCACAACTCGCGGACGCAGCGCGGAGGCATCAAGCTGCACAAGAACCTTCTGGTGTCGTACGTGCTGAGGAACGCGCGCCAGGTCTACATGAACGAAAAGTACGCGGAGATCTACAGGATGCAGCAGTACGAGGAGGTCATGACCGTGTGCAACGAGATCCAGGAGCTGAACCCGCTCGACGTGGCTGAGGACGCCGAGGAGGAGCCAAGCTGCTGCGGCGTGGCGAGTCCTGCACCCAGCCTGTGCGCTGCGCTCTCGCCGGTCGGCCCGCGCTCTCCACACCCGCAGCCGGGCGCGTGCTCCGCGTCTCTCGTACTCCATGCCGAGGAAGAAGAGGACGAGGATGCGTCCTGTAAGCATTCGGACGCTGTGTTCTACCGCAGTTGCTGCGTGGAGGCGTGCGCCGTGGCGCCGAGCTGCGATTTCTCGCCGTCGGGCGGCGTGCACTGCAGCAAGACCACTGTGCTGGACCTGGACACGCACGTCGTGACCACGGTGGAGAACGGCTGCCTGCACCAGGACTGTTGCGCGCCGCTGGCACCGTGCTGTCTGAGCGCGCATGGACCGGCCAGGAAGCGCAAAATGGACTTCGGCTACTACGCGCCCGAGCTGGACGAGACGCCGGAGTTCGCGCCGTGCAAGCGCCAGAAGTTGGAGGAGTGCGCGTACGCGGGCAGCGCCGAGCCTTTAGAGGCGTGTAACATCTCCAATCTCATCTCCATCTTCGGCTCGGGTTTTTCGGGGCTTGTGAGCCGGCAGGCGGACTTCGAGCAAGCGCTCAACGGACAGTTCTGCAGCAAGCAGGCGCTGGCGAGTTTAGGGGCATGGACCAGAGCCATCGTAGCTTTTTGA